In a single window of the Arachis hypogaea cultivar Tifrunner chromosome 6, arahy.Tifrunner.gnm2.J5K5, whole genome shotgun sequence genome:
- the LOC112696290 gene encoding phospholipase A1-Igamma2, chloroplastic — protein sequence MAVMASTANMLIAFQPNNNANLRKLQPPPSISSSLTTPRKSINSTTLCKATTSTISTNDSSLASTITELQETPSPPKQPQPDISSVWRKLHGEDNWVGLLDPMDPRLRTELIRYGEMAQACYDSFDYDPYSKYCGSCRYPREEFFELLDMRHLGYSVSRYIYATANINLPKFFRRSRWPHKLWSQHANWAGYVAVSDDETTKKLGRRDITIAWRGTVTHVEWVADLMNYLRPISPEVACDDPEVKVEAGFLDLYTDREPSCGYCKYSARQQVLAEVKRLIEKYEDEEVSVTITGHSLGSAMAILSAFDIAETGLNVKKENKSVHVSVITFSGPRVGNLRFKERLESKHGIKVLRVHNTHDMVPKSPGFLINETSPEWLFKLAQGLPWSYTHVGVDLELDHKNSPYLNPNGDSACAHNLEAHLHLLDGYHGRKREFESSSGRDVALVNKDCDFLRDEESVPPAWRQDLNRGLVRGPHGRWMQPDRPTLVHDHPQDTDLHLNQLGLL from the exons ATGGCGGTCATGGCTTCAACCGCAAACATGCTCATTGCATTCCAACCCAATAATAATGCTAATCTCCGCAAACTTCAACCACCGCCATCCATATCATCATCTTTAACCACCCCAAGAAAATCCATTAATTCTACCACATTATGTAAGGCCACCACCTCCACTATTAGTACCAATGATTCATCTCTAGCTTCCACCATCACGGAACTCCAAGAAACACCATCTCCTCCAAAACAACCACAACCAGACATATCCTCCGTATGGCGCAAGCTCCACGGCGAGGACAACTGGGTCGGGCTTCTGGACCCAATGGATCCTCGCCTTCGGACGGAGCTCATCCGCTACGGCGAGATGGCACAGGCTTGCTACGACTCCTTCGACTATGACCCATACTCTAAGTATTGTGGAAGCTGCAG GTACCCTCGAGAAGAATTTTTCGAGTTGCTGGATATGAGGCACTTGGGTTACTCGGTGAGTCGTTATATTTACGCGACGGCCAACATCAACCTGCCCAAATTCTTCAGGAGATCGCGGTGGCCACACAAATTGTGGAGCCAGCACGCAAACTGGGCAGGCTATGTGGCGGTTTCCGACGACGAGACGACCAAGAAGCTGGGGAGGAGGGATATAACCATTGCGTGGAGGGGGACGGTGACGCACGTGGAATGGGTGGCGGATCTGATGAACTACCTGAGGCCGATATCGCCGGAGGTGGCGTGCGACGACCCTGAGGTGAAGGTGGAGGCGGGGTTCTTAGATCTCTACACTGACAGAGAACCCAGCTGTGGATACTGCAAGTACTCTGCCCGACAGCAG GTGCTGGCGGAGGTGAAACGGCTGATAGAGAAGTACGAAGATGAAGAAGTGAGTGTTACGATAACAGGTCACAGCTTGGGTAGTGCCATGGCTATATTAAGCGCCTTTGACATTGCGGAAACGGGGTTGAACGTGAAGAAGGAGAACAAGAGCGTACACGTGTCGGTTATAACGTTCTCGGGGCCAAGAGTGGGAAACCTGAGGTTTAAGGAGAGATTGGAATCCAAACACGGAATCAAAGTGCTTAGGGTTCACAACACTCACGACATGGTTCCAAAGTCTCCGGGATTTCTCATCAATGAGACCTCGCCAGAGTGGCTTTTCAAGCTGGCACAGGGACTGCCTTGGAGTTACACACACGTTGGGGTGGACCTGGAGTTGGACCACAAGAACTCACCATACTTGAACCCCAATGGCGATAGTGCTTGTGCCCATAACTTGGAGGCCCATTTGCATTTGCTTGACGGGTACCATGGGAGGAAGCGTGAATTTGAGTCAAGCAGTGGGAGGGACGTAGCGTTGGTGAACAAGGACTGTGATTTCCTGAGAGATGAAGAGAGCGTGCCACCAGCTTGGAGGCAAGACTTGAATAGAGGCCTTGTTCGGGGTCCACATGGACGATGGATGCAGCCTGACCGCCCTACACTTGTTCATGATCATCCTCAAGACACTGATCTTCATCTCAACCAGCTAGGCCTCCTCTAG
- the LOC112696293 gene encoding phospholipase A1-Igamma2, chloroplastic isoform X1 yields the protein MATTSISNMVVTLEAKNPPKLQAAPAASSSSHTLVTTTRKPSIMTCKAAISTQLKPERPMPPKQEQLDISSVWRKLHGEDKWAGLLDPLDPGLRLEIIRYGEMAQATYDSFDYDPYSKYCGSCRYPHEKLFEYLDMTHMGYTVSRYIYATANVSLPSFFKRSRFPHKMWSDRANWAGYIAVSDDQTSKSLGRRDIAIAWRGTVTHTEWLADLTNYLRPLSPEIPCGDQGVKVEAGFMDLYTDKSPQCRFCKYSARHQVLSEVRKLVEKYEDEEVSITITGHSLGSALAVLSAFDLAETGLNVKKDGSGIHISVITFAGPRVGNWRFKQRLELDHGVKVLRVVNTHDIVPKSPGFIINESSPEWVYRLFKWLPWSYAHVGVQLELNHRDSPELNPNGDASCAHNLEAYLHLIDGYQGSNLGFKSATERDVALVNKSCDFVKDEHSVPPVWWQDMNKDLVRGSDGLWRQPERPRHVDHPEDIDHHLNQLGLLQSQS from the exons ATGGCCACCACTTCAATCTCAAACATGGTGGTTACCTTGGAAGCCAAGAATCCCCCTAAACTACAAGCAGCACCAGCAGCATCTTCATCATCTCACACCCTGGTCACCACCACAAGAAAACCCAGCATCATGACATGCAAAGCCGCCATAAGCACCCAACTCAAACCAGAGCGACCAATGCCCCCGAAACAAGAACAACTGGACATATCATCCGTATGGCGAAAGCTCCACGGGGAGGACAAGTGGGCCGGGCTTCTTGACCCGTTGGACCCTGGCTTGCGGCTTGAGATAATCCGGTACGGCGAAATGGCACAGGCCACGTATGATTCCTTCGACTACGACCCATACTCCAAGTATTGTGGAAGCTGCAGGTACCCACATGAGAAGCTGTTCGAGTACCTTGACATGACGCACATGGGCTACACCGTTTCACGCTACATCTACGCGACGGCCAACGTCAGCCTGCCCAGCTTCTTCAAGAGGTCCAGGTTCCCTCACAAGATGTGGAGCGACAGGGCCAACTGGGCCGGCTACATCGCCGTTTCCGACGACCAAACCAGCAAGAGCTTGGGGAGGAGGGACATAGCCATTGCGTGGAGGGGGACGGTCACGCACACCGAGTGGCTGGCGGATCTCACGAACTACCTCAGGCCTTTATCTCCGGAGATTCCTTGCGGCGATCAAGGGGTGAAGGTGGAGGCGGGCTTCATGGATCTTTACACTGATAAGTCCCCGCAGTGCCGTTTCTGCAAATACTCTGCCAGACACCAG GTCCTTTCGGAGGTGAGGAAGTTGGTTGAGAAGTACGAAGACGAGGAAGTGTCGATCACCATCACCGGCCACAGCTTGGGCAGCGCGTTGGCCGTACTGAGCGCCTTTGACTTGGCAGAAACTGGCTTAAACGTCAAGAAAGACGGCAGCGGCATCCACATCTCCGTGATCACGTTCGCCGGGCCGAGGGTGGGAAACTGGAGGTTCAAGCAGAGGCTGGAGTTGGATCACGGCGTGAAGGTGCTTCGGGTTGTGAACACTCACGACATTGTTCCGAAGTCGCCGGGATTCATCATCAACGAGAGCTCGCCGGAGTGGGTGTACAGACTGTTCAAGTGGTTGCCTTGGAGCTACGCTCACGTTGGGGTGCAGCTGGAGTTGAACCACCGGGACTCACCTGAGTTGAACCCTAATGGTGATGCTTCTTGTGCTCATAACTTGGAGGCTTATTTGCATCTCATTGATGG ATACCAGGGGAGCAATCTTGGATTTAAGTCAGCGACTGAGAGGGACGTTGCATTGGTGAACAAGAGCTGTGATTTTGTGAAAGACGAACACTCAGTGCCACCGGTGTGGTGGCAGGACATGAACAAGGACCTGGTCAGGGGTTCAGATGGTCTCTGGAGGCAGCCAGAGCGCCCAAGACATGTCGACCACCCGGAAGATATTGATCACCATCTCAACCAACTAGGCCTCCTTCAATCCCAATCTTGA
- the LOC112696293 gene encoding phospholipase A1-Igamma2, chloroplastic isoform X2 — protein sequence MATTSISNMVVTLEAKNPPKLQAAPAASSSSHTLVTTTRKPSIMTCKAAISTQLKPERPMPPKQEQLDISSVWRKLHGEDKWAGLLDPLDPGLRLEIIRYGEMAQATYDSFDYDPYSKYCGSCRYPHEKLFEYLDMTHMGYTVSRYIYATANVSLPSFFKRSRFPHKMWSDRANWAGYIAVSDDQTSKSLGRRDIAIAWRGTVTHTEWLADLTNYLRPLSPEIPCGDQGVKVEAGFMDLYTDKSPQCRFCKYSARHQVLSEVRKLVEKYEDEEVSITITGHSLGSALAVLSAFDLAETGLNVKKDGSGIHISVITFAGPRVGNWRFKQRLELDHGVKVLRVVNTHDIVPKSPGFIINESSPEWVYRLFKWLPWSYAHVGVQLELNHRDSPELNPNGDASCAHNLEAYLHLIDG from the exons ATGGCCACCACTTCAATCTCAAACATGGTGGTTACCTTGGAAGCCAAGAATCCCCCTAAACTACAAGCAGCACCAGCAGCATCTTCATCATCTCACACCCTGGTCACCACCACAAGAAAACCCAGCATCATGACATGCAAAGCCGCCATAAGCACCCAACTCAAACCAGAGCGACCAATGCCCCCGAAACAAGAACAACTGGACATATCATCCGTATGGCGAAAGCTCCACGGGGAGGACAAGTGGGCCGGGCTTCTTGACCCGTTGGACCCTGGCTTGCGGCTTGAGATAATCCGGTACGGCGAAATGGCACAGGCCACGTATGATTCCTTCGACTACGACCCATACTCCAAGTATTGTGGAAGCTGCAGGTACCCACATGAGAAGCTGTTCGAGTACCTTGACATGACGCACATGGGCTACACCGTTTCACGCTACATCTACGCGACGGCCAACGTCAGCCTGCCCAGCTTCTTCAAGAGGTCCAGGTTCCCTCACAAGATGTGGAGCGACAGGGCCAACTGGGCCGGCTACATCGCCGTTTCCGACGACCAAACCAGCAAGAGCTTGGGGAGGAGGGACATAGCCATTGCGTGGAGGGGGACGGTCACGCACACCGAGTGGCTGGCGGATCTCACGAACTACCTCAGGCCTTTATCTCCGGAGATTCCTTGCGGCGATCAAGGGGTGAAGGTGGAGGCGGGCTTCATGGATCTTTACACTGATAAGTCCCCGCAGTGCCGTTTCTGCAAATACTCTGCCAGACACCAG GTCCTTTCGGAGGTGAGGAAGTTGGTTGAGAAGTACGAAGACGAGGAAGTGTCGATCACCATCACCGGCCACAGCTTGGGCAGCGCGTTGGCCGTACTGAGCGCCTTTGACTTGGCAGAAACTGGCTTAAACGTCAAGAAAGACGGCAGCGGCATCCACATCTCCGTGATCACGTTCGCCGGGCCGAGGGTGGGAAACTGGAGGTTCAAGCAGAGGCTGGAGTTGGATCACGGCGTGAAGGTGCTTCGGGTTGTGAACACTCACGACATTGTTCCGAAGTCGCCGGGATTCATCATCAACGAGAGCTCGCCGGAGTGGGTGTACAGACTGTTCAAGTGGTTGCCTTGGAGCTACGCTCACGTTGGGGTGCAGCTGGAGTTGAACCACCGGGACTCACCTGAGTTGAACCCTAATGGTGATGCTTCTTGTGCTCATAACTTGGAGGCTTATTTGCATCTCATTGATGG GTGA